Below is a window of Halomicrobium mukohataei DSM 12286 DNA.
GCGTCGTCCAGCGACGGCCGGGCGGCGAGACACAGGACCGGGCCGAAGATCTCGGTCTGGGCGATCTCCATGTCGGCCGTGACGCCCGCCAGCAGCGTCGGCCCCAGGAAGTTCCCGTCGGGGTAGTCGGGGTGTTCGAACCCGCGTCCGTCGACGACGACCTCCGCGCCCTCCGCGACGGCCTCGGCGATCAGTTCCGTGACCCGTTCGCGAGACGCGCCGGTGATGAGCGGGCCGACGTCGGTGTCCTCGTCGAGGCCGCGTCCGACGGTCAGGTCCTCGACCGCATCGACGAGGGCTCCACGCAGCTCGTCGTACACGTCACCGACGGCGACGACCACGTCGTTGGCCAGGCAGCGCTGCCCGGCGTTGGCGTAGCCCGAGCCGACGATGTTTGGCACCGCCCGGTCGAGTTCGGCCGACGGCGTGACGACCGCGAAGTTCTTCGCGCCGCCCTGGGCCTGGACGCGCTTGCCGTGCTGGGCGGCGGTCTCGTAGACGTGTCGAGCGACCGGCGTCGAACCGACGAACGAGACTCCCTCGATACCGTCGTGTTCCAGCAGCGCGTCGACCGTCTCGACGCCGCCGTTGACGAGAGTGACGACGCCGTCGGGGAACTCGACGGCCTCGATCGCCTCGAAGATGAGCTGTGCGGTGAGCGGCACCTTCTCGCTGGGCTTGAGGACGAAGGTGTTCCCCGTCGCGACCGCGTAGGGGAGGAACCACAGCGGGATCATCGCCGGGAAGTTGAACGGCGTGACGGCGGCGAAGGTCCCCAGTGGCTGGCGGACCGCCGTCTCGTCCATCCCGACGGCGACGTCTTCGACGGTCCCGCTGGCCTCGCGGAGCATGTTCGGGATGCCGGTGGCGACTTCGACGTTCTCGATCCCGCGGCGGAGCTCCCCGCGGGCCTCCTCGACGGTCTTGCCGTGTTCCCGAGAGAGCGCGTGCGCGATCTGTTCCTCCCGCGCTTCCAGTTCGTGTTTCAGGTCGAAGAGGTACTGGACCCGCTCGACCGGTGGCGTTCGCCGCCACTCCTCGAAGGCGTCGTTGGCCGTCCGGACCGCTCGGTCGACGTCGTCGGCGCTGGAAAACGGTACGTCGGCGAGGCGCTCTCCCGTGGCCGGATCGACGACCGGCTGGCCATCCGCCGACCCGGACGCCCACTCGCCGCCGACGTAGTTCCGGACGGCGTCGGGGATCGCAGTCGCTGCTGGGGGCTGCTCGTGCTTGCGTGTCATGCGTTGATGGAGTCAGGACGAGACCACATAGATGTTACGACAGCGACGTTCCAGAGCCGGGACCGCCGGCAGCGAGCGGCCGCGGCTTACTCTTCGAGGTCCGCGAGGTCCCACTCGCCGGTGACGATCGCGCCGGAGTCGGGGTTGTCTGGCTCGACGACCGCCTCGACCATCGCGGGCCCGTCGTGGGCGATCGCGTCGTCGAGGACGGCGTCGAGGTTCTCGGGCTTGACGACGCGCTCGGCGTAGCCGAGGTTGAACGAGTCGGCCATCGCCATGTAGTCGACCCCCGAGTCCTCGTCGAACTCCGTGTTGAGGACGCGGTCCCAGCCGTACTTGTCGACCTGGAGGTTCCGGATCGACTTCCAGCCACGGTTGTTGAGGACCAGGTAGGTCACGTCGACGCCGTGTTCGACGGCCGCGGCCACCTCCTGGTTACACATCAGGAAGCTCCCGTCGCCCTCGACGTCGACGACGGGGCTGTCCGGCTTGCCGAGTTTGGCACCGATGGCCGCCGAGACGCCAAAGCCCATCGTCGAGAAGCCGCCACAGGAGACGTTCGTCCGGGGCTCGTACACCGGGAACTCGGGGTTGACCGTCTCCTGGGGCTGGCCGGCACTGGAGACGACGACGCCGTCTCTGGGCAACACCTCGCGCAGCGACGCCAGCACGCGGGAGATGCTCATCGGGACGCTGTCGTCGTCCCAGCGCTCCTGGACCATCGCGGCCCA
It encodes the following:
- a CDS encoding CoA-acylating methylmalonate-semialdehyde dehydrogenase, yielding MTRKHEQPPAATAIPDAVRNYVGGEWASGSADGQPVVDPATGERLADVPFSSADDVDRAVRTANDAFEEWRRTPPVERVQYLFDLKHELEAREEQIAHALSREHGKTVEEARGELRRGIENVEVATGIPNMLREASGTVEDVAVGMDETAVRQPLGTFAAVTPFNFPAMIPLWFLPYAVATGNTFVLKPSEKVPLTAQLIFEAIEAVEFPDGVVTLVNGGVETVDALLEHDGIEGVSFVGSTPVARHVYETAAQHGKRVQAQGGAKNFAVVTPSAELDRAVPNIVGSGYANAGQRCLANDVVVAVGDVYDELRGALVDAVEDLTVGRGLDEDTDVGPLITGASRERVTELIAEAVAEGAEVVVDGRGFEHPDYPDGNFLGPTLLAGVTADMEIAQTEIFGPVLCLAARPSLDDAIEMVNGTEYGNASSIFTEDGGEARQYRYEVDAGNIGVNVGVCAPMGFFHFGGTKESFFGDLHAQGEDAVAFYTDKTIEIERWYS